The Cydia splendana chromosome 27, ilCydSple1.2, whole genome shotgun sequence DNA window ACCTCAATAGCATCAATCCAGCGTGTGGGtattctgcctctgcctcttctGCCCTCAACCTGGCCACCGATCATCAACTTCTCTAGACTGTCGGGTTCCTGCCGGGCCAAGTGCCCAAAGAAGCCGAGGATTCTTCTGAGACAGATAGTAGAGAGACGGGTTTTTATGTTGAGCAGCTTCGTTCAGTTAACTTGTTATAGACAAATGTATATTTTGCCAGGTGTCAGTGGTGTTCCACTCGGCCGCAACGCTGAAGTTCGACGAGGAGCTCCGTAAAGCCGTGGACCAGAACGTGCGCAGTGTCATGCGCCTGCTGGAGCTATGCGACAAGCTGCCCAACATGCAGGTACTCACAACTAAGACTTGTCGGACCTAGTGTTCCTACCCCTACACGCTTCCTCtacaccagcggtcggcaaccttttagaagccaagggccacatagtagttaacggaggtgacgcgggccgtacttcgttaatatttatgactttcgTTTGtcacatacaaaatagccaaggcgcctctcgggccgcaagtgacgacaggttcgcgagccgcatgcggcccgcgggccgcaggttgccgaccgctgctctacacGATGGACCACAGTACAGTCTTTACCATAAaagttgactcacgctagaccggggcgggcccggaccgaggcgtccgacatgtcattttctatgacggctgatcggtgatcacgtggtgctttccatagaaacgAAGCGAATAATAGTATattagaagatcatagtagaaaaatgttagtttaattcgctttctttactttccaaaaggggcCCAAATCCTTATGTGCCCAGAGCCCcggcatagtttaagacggccctgatgGGCCATCATACTGGCCCCCTTAAGGTGGGACATCATACTGGGCCGCTAAGACGGGCCATCATACTGTCCCACTAAGAAGGGCCAGCGTGTGGAGAGTGCAGGGGTGTCGGATGGCTTATGGCACGGCGGGATGCCGATGGGATGACCacggtgtcggtttttcgtccgcacatcaAATGTAGTGGGCCAGCGATGGTGCGTACGCATCTACACGCGGCCCATTCATAGTGCGAAGCTCACAACCATCGCATGGGcatctcgctggtccagcgctgggccatcgtgtagaggagccataagggaTCTCTTTTAGTTAACCTTTAACCTTTTGTAGTAATAATTGATATCATACTTATCTTCTTCAGGCCTTCATCCACGTTTCTACAGCGTACAGCAACGCAGAGCTGACGTCAGTGGAAGAACGCGTCTACCCGCCGCCTGCTCCTCTAGAAGCTGTTCTAGCTCTTACGGACCATGTACCAGACCCGACTCTAGCTGGTATCACGCATCAGTAAGTAAACGCATATGTGTCGTTATTGGCAGCAGGTATACCCGTTCCTCTAGAAGCTGTTCTAGCTCTTACGGATCATGTACCAGACCCGACACTCGCTGGAATAACACATCAGTAAGTCAACGCATATATGTCGTTATTGGCAGCGGGTATACCTGCTCCTCTAGAAGCTGTTCTAGCTCTTACGGACCATGTACCAGACCCGACTCTAGCTGGCGTCACTCATCAGTAAGTAAACGCATATGTGTCGTCATTGGCAGCGGGTATACCTGCAGCTCTAGAAGCTGTTATAGCTCTTACGGACCACGTACCAGACCCCACTCTAGCTTGTATCACGCATCAGTAAGTTAACGCATATGTGTCGTCATTGGCAGCGGTTATAGCAGGGATAACACATCGTATCGGAGGTCTACAATCGAGTTCCCGTAACCCCGCCAACAAAGCGCGCGGCGGAACACCCCAGGGGGTTTAGTACGTGGAAGTCGGACATACCCACTGAGCTTCTCCCGGGCCAGTGGGATCCATAAAGGATTCCCCctgggtcatcaaaaaaaaaaaaaaaaaggataacACATCAGTTAGTTAAAGCATATTGATTAgttgtttttaccctttgggtccggaaccctattactaagactccactgtctgtctgtctgtctgtccgtctgtctgtcaccaggctgtatctcatgtaccgtgatagctagacagttgaaaacttcacagatgatgtattactGTTGccgcaataacaacaaatactaaaaagtacggaactctcggtgggcgagtctgactcgcacttgtccggtttttatgcAGTGTACTGTCGCAACAgtacagtaatgcagctgcattctattacatataattattaagaacgggtcactcacgtattttaagtcgaaaaacgctcgacatgtttcactccgtaccgaggagtgttatcaggagcttgcgttgacaGTGACGgtcggaagttttgttattaaaacagcAGCATTCTGTATCCAAATGTGACTTCTAATCTAAGTATTAACTGTGTTTGTTTGTGTATTCGCAGGTACATAGCGCCTAAACCTAACACCTACACGTTTACGAAGGCCCTGGCGGAAACTGTGGTTGAGCGACATGGCAACACTGGCTACCCGATATCCATCTTCCGCCCTACAATAGGTAGGCCTATTATTCTTATTTCATCAGACTGTTTGaccttttgaccgccaaagaCTTCTACTGACGCGCGCGTTTATAGCCATATATCAtaaagtaatataagtaaagaaagattGGTAACTGCATACATcaattttcttaccaaaacgcgcgttatttcgtagtcgacatctaacatcGAGTAGggaactatcagtaccgctaTTTGACACCAGAGATGgcacaagtgtcgctactgacgaaaaatgtactgctaaaacaatttacaactaatattagtaTGCGAAACGAGAAGTATGAACTCATTCAACTCATTATACAAGGAAAGATCCAAGGGAAAAGATCATCCGGACGAAGACGTAACTCATGGCTCAAAAATCTCCGAACCTGGTTCAAACAGAGCACACGCTCAATATTCCGCGCAGTCTAAAGTTCGTACCTATAGCCCTCATGATAACCGACCTCCGGTAGGAGATGGCactggaagaagaagaagaatataatatatatagacACTATGCTATCTGTatgctatttatttatattttccagTAATATCAGCTCAGAAGCACCCGTTCCCGGGCTGGATTGAGAACTTCAACGGCCCCTCGGGCGTGGTGGTGGCCACGGGGAAGGGGCTCCTCCACGTGTTCCCCACCAAGTGCGGTGTCCACACGGACTTCCTGCCTGTGGACATTGCTGTGGACACCCTAATTGCTGTCGCCTGGGAGACTGCCGTGGACCAGTAAGTTATTGTATTCATGATGGTGCAGTGTCTCTGTCTAACATGACTCGTACTCTCTCTGACTCGTGGTGTTGACCACAAGGGCCTGCTGCACGTATTCCCCACCAAGTGCGGCGTGCACACGGACTTCTTACCTGTCGACATTGCTGTGGACACCCTCATTGCCGTGGCAACATCTTACCAATGATTTAAGCAGCCTGTAAAGTCGGACCAAAGCTAACCCTGCATGGAAATTAGCTTAAACGGACTAACACCTTGACATGATTTGGGTCattcttataaaatatgtctgcGGTCTAATCCGCgacccatacaaaatatatgaaaagAGTCGTGGCAATTAGATGCAACCGCAGAAATATTCTCAGAGAATGACCTATTTAAGCGGAATCACATCCGCTGTGCTGTGCCGTGGCTGTAcctaccacacaaagcgagatgacaatcacaaatacaaatacaaaatcgtTTATTTGTCCAACACGAGGTATGAATAGTACATAAGTACAGATCTTATAATATTATTGTTGTATCACAATGTTGTGCCTTAaggcgtacaattttttgtcaTTAATGGACTGTGACTAGGTACATGCTGTGCACAGTTACCATTATAGTCTAACAAAAATTCATTTACACTATAATATGTTTTGTCaactaaatatttaaaagttaagtacatggctacttaacttttaaaactTGTCATATCCTCTAAATCACAGCGCCCATACCTCtcttttggacgtagtttaatGCCATACCCGGGTCCACTATTCCtaactatttttttatctattttacaGCTCTAAAGAAGTCCGCGTGTACAACTGCAGCACCGGCGCCAACCCCACCACGTTCGAGGACTTCGAGAGAAACCTGCGACGGGAAACCACCAGGCACCCGCTAGATGGCGCGCTCTGGTACCCATCGGGGACCGCCGTGCAGACCAAGTAAATACTTCTACTATATCGATAATAACCCTCTCAGGGTCGTGGTAGTTATATGAAGAAACCACCAGGCACCCGCTAGATGGCGCGCTCTGGTACCCCTCAGGGACGGCCGTGCAGACCAAGTAATGTagtttagttagtttttttttttgctttttctgCAGGTCGACAAGCATTGTGCCTATTCTTTTGCCTTCTTTGTCGATaaaggccagtccagacgggaGCAACTTTTCGCCAAATTGATTAAAtcgtccgatcaaatcaggtggtgcagacgcaccaattttagatttattgtGATATTTGAGCGGTCTAAATTAAAAATTGCCCCCAAACGCGAAAactagcgtcacaaattggtattcttgcgtccgcatcccataatatcggtcataatcagCGGTCGAATTCGGCGAGCGAAATTGGGGTTTGCGTCCacacggcctgatttgatcggacaatttaaacAGATTGGCAAAAAAGTGTCCCCGTCTGAAATgagcttaagagccaacaggagtggtcattcctccatacaaacgtagtcctcgttttcctccgtggtttttgaagctagagcaatgattttttcaacacagattaatattgtcaatatctgtgtcggaccgttttgctttttttgatatttttgttttttaaggcgctagagcccttcaaaaacggccaaaatggcctaatagactatgccgcaatgagaggcgtggtattcaaaactgatatcaattagccaaaaaagcaaaacggtccgacacagataatttcataatcatttagatttccaaatttggttacgattggttaagttttgggggaggaaaaagaggactacgaaacctcgatttttgtcatttttacgcaggatttttcgcctcagctgcagttgtccctatcgcactaattttaggggcggagtcaagtttctaaatacgtacacagccagaaaagtgatgggcaatagtcgacatttaatgtcgataatctagtgatgtaagaagttatcgataaaccgtcttgtgtgaaaatatctagatcctaagatacaaggggttttgggttgagagtagggaacacatttttgtagttatgttatgatatacaatctattatgaactttttgattctaatatttcaaattagaaatcaaaatcaaaaatattttattgcatggttaaaatgggttaacaaaatttttaggtacctacaggcacgcttcgtaattgtcgagcaatttagggtcctagctgaattggttgttccatacttactcgtgctctatggaatgtctaatttagctagaaccctaaatggctcaacaatcacggagcgtgacagtacaaatgattcatgttctgtatatcctgccctacaatggcgttaatatttggttgtcatgtctatacttcgtttttaagcattattgaaaaaaaaaatagtaaatactaatattaaccactaagtacataactattacaaaaaaagctaaataattatacgattgcacgtcaccttcactctaatgctaaacaaacgaagaataagaactaacagcgataagaccgcctgttgctacctttatctacattgtaaatcggttttagggttccgtacccaaagggtaaaacacgggaccctattactaagattccgctgtccgtccgtccgtctgtcaccaggctgtatctcacgaaccgtgatagctagacagttgaaattttcacagatgatttatttctgttgccgctataacaacaaatactaaaaacaggataaaataaaaaatttagtggggcctcccatacaacaaacgtgatttttgaccgaagttaagcaacgtcgggcggggtcagtacttggatgggtgaccgtttttataaataatggtacggaacccttcgtgtgcgagtccgacttgcacttcgccggttttttttaaatttgtttttatgtttgtggtgtaataaagaatattttagagtcagaccaagaaaagtctacagcaattttgatagcacacgcagtgcaagtgttatttatatgtcataatttcatagaagcgacgtttgaaataatacttgcactgcgtgttctatcaaaatcgctatagatttttcttggcctaactctactttaaattacaaagtaaggcctaaattataaaataataatgttggcccatcaatgttttttttttgtgtttattaaacttgatattttgtctatagtattagcggacatggcctcaaaatttaaacccgcttaagaatcgggccttatttcgtgcattatatacaatactacccatttttgtgtagtcattatttatactatagaagcattgtttgagtagccaattatttaaacagtatttttttaaagggcatcggtggcaatattttaaggtctggataataagatacagatcttaataaggatatcaatgtaagtgaatgttaccatgactaccaaacaaacaaatgtgatagaatttgccagctggcattataacattcagacagttacctatgtacctaatctgaaatatgaataaattagtaatattttaaacaggaaagtaaaccgaattttggccttttgctggacacaatcacaatagtaatttgttttacaagagggcaaagtttatcgccaccggttgatgcatttgcagcaccaatggtagaaaatgcaagctcatcatcaactgcataatcgacgtttgatatgactattgaatccgagctttttgatcatgaatcatgataaaacaaaattttagaaggtcgcagaatagtggatttaaaatatttattttctgtgatctcaaatatcaggcacgatcatacaaattgtacatttgctgatcttgcctttgtcattgaaagacgtaagggtttacacagagaatatatatttaagtgtaatatgtgcaaaaaaaaggaaacgatacactctgaagacccaaaaagaaaatgttagtaaatactgctcctccccatggttacttggttccttattcaacctacctgaaattaaacgagtaggttagtaaattatatcattttacattataaagttaaatgtttaggtatctcaatcacttactcactggtggacatggacgcaaaatttttgcccatctacttatactatcttataaaaaatgaaattttgaaagttagcacgcttaaagttcgttttttttgcattaaggtaacagattttgacatgtcttattaaaaattaccattgaaaaataagtcatagcaaatatgttagaattataaatcatattaatcatattaatgagcaagagcaccctaaaccggcgagcgtgtatgaggaatgttatgaatgtgaaggaagcgaaagtggtatgtcaggatcgtagcaagtggaaatccgtggtctctgcctacccctccgggaaataggcgtgattgtatgaatgtatgtatgtatgtattaatcatatacttttttatattcttttgctttcataagtaatataaactaatttttgaaagcgtttttcaataattattaataaaaagacacgtcatgattgtttaccttctttctaatgctaaaaaataacgaactataataaccgggccttatttggtacagaaccttgatttgataggtacatcggatattctgggcccctgagtttgttacgtaaaggacaaaatggtgacatgtggttagagctgatactgttaaactagtggttctgtgcgctaagtataaaaaataagcttcagcgaactcattaagcctagaaaaaaccctacaccctactgccacttaagtcagtcttgagtctttgaatcaatttccgtagtagtattactactactaaggtactaggaggtaataaggcctatagtaggtataataaggcctacctgaaaaataatgttcttacaacagtgtaaccgtgttagttatttgagtaacatatatgtaaagtgatacaattaaaagctaacagcagaccagtacataaattatatcttatgtacttcttatgaattacactcttataaaggtttcggctaattacgcttaattacttgaataaaggtagatgaattgcgtgcggtccaataggtaaccacaactcacggagtccaaaacaataagctgatcagcaaagtcaagtaaacaaagccaagtcacagtagtagaaagattatcgagttccgtaaacgtaagccgggtcaaaaaattcaatcgcaacacagtaagtaataagtgaacgcctcgtggcagtaacgcacgaaaaataacattgcaaattgtcggcaatgaggcgcgcgcgggtgcaagcgtacgcatctgtgtgcgtgcattacacacacaaatacagtctctcacgccccgtcagagcgacgggtatattcagcttgaaatctcaaaattgacttttagctcagctcccgtttcgtcttaaatgGCATAGAGTTCATCAAATGAATTTTACTTTTCtagaaaatatataggtatgtatctCTAATTGCCACGACCCCATGAAATGTAGAAAACGTTGGTGGTAGTTAGACGCAATCGCAGATGTAAAGCGTCattctcaaaaatatgtttgcCGTCTAATTGCCGctacccatacaaaatgtatggaaaGAGTCGTGGCAATTAGACGCTACCGCGCACATATTCTCAGAGAATTACCCTAAAAATAGGCTTAAAAAGTTGttaatacataaaataaaaatcataaacGTTATATTAAAATTGATGCAATATTTTCATTGCAGATGGGCGCGGACACTGCTAGAGTTCCTTCTGCAAACTGTACCACTCCATCTGGCGGAGTATACGGCGAGAATGATTGGAGTTAAAACATCGTACGTATAATACCTACAGTTAAACCtaaataggccccgtgcatgaactatagggggcagcataggagccatCAATTTTTGGCGCGAtccgtaaatgtgacgtttatgcttcccatgtagcccacaagatggcagaacctactatgcacaaggatgTGTACcaacgagaacggtagatggtagcacttgctaaCAGTCATTGAAAAAccagtttgaatttggaactgaacccctagtgtaaaattcattcgatagcgtgacgagtTTTCGCGTTtgtgttatgtctatttttgtatgggattttgaacagcgcgccaagcgggatgtTTTGGAAACTAAAAatgccatacaaaatgacacttaaaatcaaacgcgtacgtcacgtcacgctatctaATGAAATTGATCAATTAAGGTTCACATATATAATTATGCCAACATTAATTCATCAAATTTTACCTACGAGTATGTGAGGattgtgaggtgtgcaataaagagtattgtatatTTTCAGTGTAAACCTAATAACAGCGAACAAGCGCTTAACCGCCATGACCGACGCACTAGAGTTCTTCGCTACGCGCGAGTTCAATTTCGAGAGCGAGCGCGTGCGGGCGCTGCACAAGCGGCTGTCGCCTGAAGACAAGAAGATCTACAATTTGGATGTTATGAGCATTAAGTGAGTAGAAACTAAATACTCAGTCACTACATGTAATACCTACATGTTTAACAGCCCATCAacatgcacactagcgccacagctaaataatcgtgattatttaaatttaacgaaagatattgaaaaaaggaggccgctacgtactgtattgtgtatttaagtaccttttgaatacatcaaactagtttttatgctgctggattcgtcaatctatgcgtccaaagttaaaacggccgtttttgttttgagttcatagaatTCCTAGATCGGCGAAACCAGCAACATAAAAGTAAGTATGATGTATTCAAAACGTACTTatatacacaatacagtacgtagcggccccctattttcaatatctttcgttaaatttaaataattacgattatttagctgtggcgctagtgtgcacgttgatgggctcttaactaaCAAATAGCAAAATCCCCACAATAAAGTTATTAAGGTGACATGGACTGGGTCCATGAGTACCTACATTTCAAGCATCAGTTTCTGTCCTCAGGATGCTCggatctaaaggggcccactgattaacagtccgccggaaggtatcggcctgtcagttgttaggaactgtcaaaattttgttctaactgacaggccgataccgtccggcggactgttaatcagtgggcctcaTTAGTCAACCTATGCATAGTAttgtttttcgcggtaggcccccaggcGGGTCAATGTCCGAAATTCTTCGTGCTTAGAGTCCTTACTTTATCCAAGTTGGTGCAAAGTTGGGTTAGACTTACAcgatttatattaattataactaagaaaataaattaatgatAATTCCTTGGCTGCAGCTGGGACGACCTTTACGCGGACTTCGTGAAAGGCACGCGCAAG harbors:
- the LOC134803843 gene encoding putative fatty acyl-CoA reductase CG5065 gives rise to the protein MVAPRDRRAGALIPQFFAGRSVLITGATGFVGKVLVERLLSTCPDISTLHLLLRVKKGATPTERLKALKESQVFDVVRQRHPLQLEKLRVLEGDVAAPGLGLAADAALKLQDVSVVFHSAATLKFDEELRKAVDQNVRSVMRLLELCDKLPNMQAFIHVSTAYSNAELTSVEERVYPPPAPLEAVLALTDHVPDPTLAGITHQYIAPKPNTYTFTKALAETVVERHGNTGYPISIFRPTIVISAQKHPFPGWIENFNGPSGVVVATGKGLLHVFPTKCGVHTDFLPVDIAVDTLIAVAWETAVDHSKEVRVYNCSTGANPTTFEDFERNLRRETTRHPLDGALWYPSGTAVQTKWARTLLEFLLQTVPLHLAEYTARMIGVKTSVNLITANKRLTAMTDALEFFATREFNFESERVRALHKRLSPEDKKIYNLDVMSINWDDLYADFVKGTRKYLLNEKEQDLEKARRHMHKMWFLHKVLKLVTFLLFLRILMQNRFARSFVYGTLRLLLSLFGAVYHRLVHA